One part of the Desulfonema ishimotonii genome encodes these proteins:
- a CDS encoding secondary thiamine-phosphate synthase enzyme YjbQ translates to MKSYRKELWFNVPARRAFINITPQVQACLAESGIREGLILVNAMHITASVFINDDESGLHHDYEIWLEKLAPHEPVSGYRHNVGEDNADAHMKRQVMGREVVVAVTDGKLDFGTWEQIFYGEFDGRRKKRVLVKIIGE, encoded by the coding sequence ATGAAAAGCTATCGAAAGGAACTCTGGTTCAACGTGCCCGCCCGCCGGGCGTTTATCAACATTACCCCGCAGGTGCAAGCCTGCCTGGCCGAAAGCGGCATCCGGGAAGGACTGATACTGGTCAACGCCATGCACATTACCGCGTCGGTATTTATCAACGACGACGAATCCGGCCTGCACCACGACTATGAGATCTGGCTTGAAAAACTGGCCCCCCACGAACCGGTGTCCGGGTATCGCCACAATGTGGGAGAGGATAACGCCGACGCCCACATGAAACGTCAGGTGATGGGGCGCGAGGTGGTGGTGGCCGTCACGGACGGCAAATTGGATTTCGGCACATGGGAACAGATTTTCTACGGCGAATTCGACGGTCGGCGCAAAAAACGGGTGCTGGTCAAGATCATCGGGGAATAA
- a CDS encoding bactofilin family protein, producing the protein MAKKTENFSILDKGLVFEGTLSCTGKVLIKGKVNGTLAGEFITVGEEGGVYAEVTAQNLTIGGVFEGNAEVSETLIILSTGSCEGKVVCKDLVVEPGGVLNGQVTRR; encoded by the coding sequence GTGGCCAAGAAGACGGAAAATTTTTCTATCCTTGATAAAGGACTGGTATTTGAGGGAACCCTCTCATGCACGGGGAAAGTACTCATCAAGGGAAAGGTGAACGGAACCCTCGCCGGAGAGTTTATCACGGTCGGCGAAGAGGGCGGTGTATATGCGGAAGTCACGGCTCAGAACCTGACCATCGGGGGGGTGTTCGAAGGCAATGCCGAGGTGTCGGAAACACTTATCATCCTGTCCACGGGAAGCTGTGAGGGAAAGGTGGTATGCAAAGACCTTGTGGTTGAACCCGGCGGCGTTCTCAACGGTCAGGTGACCCGGCGCTGA